One genomic window of Glycine soja cultivar W05 chromosome 9, ASM419377v2, whole genome shotgun sequence includes the following:
- the LOC114368053 gene encoding uncharacterized protein LOC114368053 isoform X2 — MASLTCTPTSLQLRLAFAAPKFPHPPHVRMRNFKLNRLRPLRAAQDGVSSEWAGPGPKLDGFSGWSDTDAEQRPNNAPKKDSYGGVVGVGVAGVLLLSGLTFAALSLGKQTGSRPEQHMKTLTTQQEELLSSDDHNDEITEQGNVDSMVEQGNGKMEGSQLIYDSKNPSDGVDDATKHISVQEDLQDELAFGNKLVFASESPVPLESENTIDSFNAYGFRDFDSNPNVDTAESTANLKENLFNVDPGDAPNYDDAKPLHLNTEQHDEITSSSGSVSAEGNEPSFEERSVPGNDLFEESSISSSVNTLVDEQVTNDNYEVDEVKSKSPNSGSFFSVPGIPAPSVVSASVQVLPGKVLVPAAVDQVQGQALAALQVLKVIEPDVQPSDLCTRREYARWLVSASSALSRSTVSKVYPAMYIDNVTELAFDDVIPEDPDFSSIQGLAEAGLIESRLSRRDIQLSAEEDDSPFYFSPESPLSRQDLVSWKMALEKRQLPEANRKVLYQVSGFIDTDKIHPNACPALVADLSSGEQGIIALAFGYTRLFQPDKPVTKAQAAMALATGDASEIVSEELARIEAESVAENAVAAHSALVAQVEKDINASFEQELFIEREKISAVERMAEEARLELERLRAEREEDNLALTKERAAIDSEMEVFSKLRHEVEDQLQSLMNDRVEIAHEKERISKLREQAEVENKEICRLQYELEVERKALSMARAWAEDEAKRVREQAIALEEARDRWERHGIKVVVDDDLRKEASAGVTWLNASEQVSVQGTVDRAESLLDKLKQMAADIRGKSRDTLDKIIHMVSQLISKLREWACKTGKQAEEFGEAAISKVGKSASELQLSALEVGSGIKEGAKRVAGDCREGVEKITQKFTQKFKT, encoded by the exons ATGGCGTCCCTCACGTGCACCCCCACCTCCCTCCAGCTCCGATTGGCCTTCGCCGCCCCCAAATTCCCGCACCCCCCGCACGTGCGAATGCGCAACTTCAAGCTCAACCGACTTCGCCCTCTGCGCGCCGCGCAAGACGGCGTCAGCTCCGAGTGGGCCGGGCCCGGGCCCAAACTTGATGGCTTCTCGGGCTGGTCCGACACCGACGCCGAGCAGCGGCCCAACAACGCCCCAAAGAAGGACTCGTATGGAG GAGTTGTGGGAGTAGGAGTGGCTGGAGTACTTCTACTTTCAGGGCTTACTTTTGCTGCCTTATCTCTTGGCAAACAAACTGGTTCCA GACCTGAGCAACACATGAAGACCTTGACTACACAGCAGGAGGAACTTTTGTCTTCTGATGACCATAATGATGAAATAACTGAACAAGGGAATGTTGACAGCATGGTGGAACAAGGAAATGGTAAAATGGAAG GATCCCAGTTGATATATGATAGTAAAAACCCCTCCGATGGTGTTGATGATGCTACTAAACATATATCTGTTCAAGAAGATTTACAGGATGAGTTAGCTTTTGGTAACAAGTTAGTTTTTGCCAGTGAAAGCCCAGTGCCACTTGAATCTGAAAATACTATCGATTCTTTTAATGCTTATGGATTTAGAGATTTTGATAGCAACCCTAATGTAGATACAGCAGAATCTACTGCGAATCTTAAAGAAAACCTATTCAATGTTGATCCAGGAGACGCGCCTAACTATGATGATGCTAAGCCACTACACCTTAATACTGAGCAGCATGATGAAATAACCAGTTCAAGTGGAAGT GTCTCTGCTGAGGGAAATGAGCCATCCTTTGAAGAGCGGAGCGTTCCTGGAAATGACCTGTTTGAAGAATCATCTATTTCATCATCAGTCAATACTTTGGTAGATGAGCAGGTTACAAATGATAATTATGAGGTTGATGAAGTTAAATCTAAATCTCCAAATTCTGGATCCTTTTTCTCTGTTCCCGGCATTCCCGCCCCATCAGTAGTTTCTGCATCTGTACAAGTGCTTCCTGGAAAGGTTTTGGTTCCTGCAGCTGTTGATCAAGTTCAGGGCCAAGCACTAGCAGCACTGCAAGTTTTAAAG GTCATTGAGCCTGATGTTCAACCTAGTGATTTATGTACACGCCGTGAATATGCTCGCTGGTTGGTGTCTGCTAGCAGTGCTCTTTCAAG GAGCACAGTTTCAAAAGTGTATCCTGCCATGTACATAGACAATGTTACTGAGCTTGCATTTGATGATGTCATCCCCGAGGACCctgatttttcttccattcaag GCTTGGCAGAAGCTGGACTTATCGAAAGCAGGCTTTCAAGGCGTGATATACAGTTGTCTGCTGAAGAAGATGATAGCCCATTTTACTTCTCCCCTGAAAG TCCTTTATCACGTCAAGATCTTGTCAGCTGGAAAATGGCCCTGGAGAAAAGACAGCTTCCGGAAGCTAACAGAAAG GTGCTGTACCAAGTTTCTGGTTTTATAGACACTGATAAGATACATCCTAATGCATGCCCCGCCTTAGTAGCCGATCTGTCTTCTGGGGAGCAGGGAATAATAGCTCTTGCATTTG GTTATACAAGATTGTTCCAGCCAGATAAACCAGTAACAAAAGCCCAAGCAGCTATGGCTCTAGCTACTGGAGATGCTTCTGAAATAGTTAGTGAAGAGCTTGCACGCATTGAAGCAGAATCTGTTGCTGAAAATGCTGTTGCTGCGCATAGTGCTTTAGTAGCTCAAGTAGAGAAGGATATCAATGCAAGTTTTGAGCAGGAGCTTTTCATAGAGAGGGAAAAGATCAGTGCTGTTGAAAGAATGGCTGAGGAGGCAAGACTTGAGTTGGAAAGGTTAAGAGCTGAGAGAGAAGAAGATAACCTTGCATTGACTAAGGAGCGAGCTGCTATTGATTCAGAAATGGAGGTTTTTTCAAAGTTAAGGCATGAGGTTGAGGATCAATTACAAAGCCTAATGAATGACAGGGTAGAAATAGCACATGAAAAAGAGAGGATTAGCAAGCTTCGGGAACAAGCAGAAGTTGAAAACAAGGAGATTTGCCGTTTACAATATGAGCTAGAGGTTGAAAGAAAAGCCCTGTCCATGGCCAG GGCTTGGGCAGAGGATGAGGCCAAACGAGTGAGAGAGCAAGCAATAGCCTTAGAGGAGGCTAGAGATCGTTGGGAGAGGCATGGAATCAAAGTGGTAGTTGATGATGACCTCCGCAAGGAGGCCTCGGCTGGAGTGACATGGCTTAATGCCTCAGAGCAGGTCTCGGTTCAAGGAACAGTTGACAGGGCCGAGAGCTTATTGGACAAGCTCAAACAAATGGCTGCAGATATCAGAGGAAAGTCTAGAGATACCCTTGATAAAATCATTCACATGGTTTCCCAATTAATATCAAAATTGAGGGAATGGGCATGCAAAACAGGAAAACAGGCTGAAGAATTTGGAGAAGCTGCCATCTCAAAGGTAGGCAAGTCAGCCAGTGAGTTGCAGCTAAGTGCCCTTGAAGTTGGATCTGGAATCAAAGAAGGTGCTAAGCGAGTTGCTGGTGATTGTAGAGAAGGGGTTGAGAAAATCACCCAAAAATTCACACAGAAGTTCAAGACCTGA
- the LOC114368053 gene encoding uncharacterized protein LOC114368053 isoform X6 has protein sequence MASLTCTPTSLQLRLAFAAPKFPHPPHVRMRNFKLNRLRPLRAAQDGVSSEWAGPGPKLDGFSGWSDTDAEQRPNNAPKKDSYGGVVGVGVAGVLLLSGLTFAALSLGKQTGSRPEQHMKTLTTQQEELLSSDDHNDEITEQGNVDSMVEQGNGDAPNYDDAKPLHLNTEQHDEITSSSGSVSAEGNEPSFEERSVPGNDLFEESSISSSVNTLVDEQVTNDNYEVDEVKSKSPNSGSFFSVPGIPAPSVVSASVQVLPGKVLVPAAVDQVQGQALAALQVLKVIEPDVQPSDLCTRREYARWLVSASSALSRSTVSKVYPAMYIDNVTELAFDDVIPEDPDFSSIQGLAEAGLIESRLSRRDIQLSAEEDDSPFYFSPESPLSRQDLVSWKMALEKRQLPEANRKVLYQVSGFIDTDKIHPNACPALVADLSSGEQGIIALAFGYTRLFQPDKPVTKAQAAMALATGDASEIVSEELARIEAESVAENAVAAHSALVAQVEKDINASFEQELFIEREKISAVERMAEEARLELERLRAEREEDNLALTKERAAIDSEMEVFSKLRHEVEDQLQSLMNDRVEIAHEKERISKLREQAEVENKEICRLQYELEVERKALSMARAWAEDEAKRVREQAIALEEARDRWERHGIKVVVDDDLRKEASAGVTWLNASEQVSVQGTVDRAESLLDKLKQMAADIRGKSRDTLDKIIHMVSQLISKLREWACKTGKQAEEFGEAAISKVGKSASELQLSALEVGSGIKEGAKRVAGDCREGVEKITQKFTQKFKT, from the exons ATGGCGTCCCTCACGTGCACCCCCACCTCCCTCCAGCTCCGATTGGCCTTCGCCGCCCCCAAATTCCCGCACCCCCCGCACGTGCGAATGCGCAACTTCAAGCTCAACCGACTTCGCCCTCTGCGCGCCGCGCAAGACGGCGTCAGCTCCGAGTGGGCCGGGCCCGGGCCCAAACTTGATGGCTTCTCGGGCTGGTCCGACACCGACGCCGAGCAGCGGCCCAACAACGCCCCAAAGAAGGACTCGTATGGAG GAGTTGTGGGAGTAGGAGTGGCTGGAGTACTTCTACTTTCAGGGCTTACTTTTGCTGCCTTATCTCTTGGCAAACAAACTGGTTCCA GACCTGAGCAACACATGAAGACCTTGACTACACAGCAGGAGGAACTTTTGTCTTCTGATGACCATAATGATGAAATAACTGAACAAGGGAATGTTGACAGCATGGTGGAACAAGGAAATG GAGACGCGCCTAACTATGATGATGCTAAGCCACTACACCTTAATACTGAGCAGCATGATGAAATAACCAGTTCAAGTGGAAGT GTCTCTGCTGAGGGAAATGAGCCATCCTTTGAAGAGCGGAGCGTTCCTGGAAATGACCTGTTTGAAGAATCATCTATTTCATCATCAGTCAATACTTTGGTAGATGAGCAGGTTACAAATGATAATTATGAGGTTGATGAAGTTAAATCTAAATCTCCAAATTCTGGATCCTTTTTCTCTGTTCCCGGCATTCCCGCCCCATCAGTAGTTTCTGCATCTGTACAAGTGCTTCCTGGAAAGGTTTTGGTTCCTGCAGCTGTTGATCAAGTTCAGGGCCAAGCACTAGCAGCACTGCAAGTTTTAAAG GTCATTGAGCCTGATGTTCAACCTAGTGATTTATGTACACGCCGTGAATATGCTCGCTGGTTGGTGTCTGCTAGCAGTGCTCTTTCAAG GAGCACAGTTTCAAAAGTGTATCCTGCCATGTACATAGACAATGTTACTGAGCTTGCATTTGATGATGTCATCCCCGAGGACCctgatttttcttccattcaag GCTTGGCAGAAGCTGGACTTATCGAAAGCAGGCTTTCAAGGCGTGATATACAGTTGTCTGCTGAAGAAGATGATAGCCCATTTTACTTCTCCCCTGAAAG TCCTTTATCACGTCAAGATCTTGTCAGCTGGAAAATGGCCCTGGAGAAAAGACAGCTTCCGGAAGCTAACAGAAAG GTGCTGTACCAAGTTTCTGGTTTTATAGACACTGATAAGATACATCCTAATGCATGCCCCGCCTTAGTAGCCGATCTGTCTTCTGGGGAGCAGGGAATAATAGCTCTTGCATTTG GTTATACAAGATTGTTCCAGCCAGATAAACCAGTAACAAAAGCCCAAGCAGCTATGGCTCTAGCTACTGGAGATGCTTCTGAAATAGTTAGTGAAGAGCTTGCACGCATTGAAGCAGAATCTGTTGCTGAAAATGCTGTTGCTGCGCATAGTGCTTTAGTAGCTCAAGTAGAGAAGGATATCAATGCAAGTTTTGAGCAGGAGCTTTTCATAGAGAGGGAAAAGATCAGTGCTGTTGAAAGAATGGCTGAGGAGGCAAGACTTGAGTTGGAAAGGTTAAGAGCTGAGAGAGAAGAAGATAACCTTGCATTGACTAAGGAGCGAGCTGCTATTGATTCAGAAATGGAGGTTTTTTCAAAGTTAAGGCATGAGGTTGAGGATCAATTACAAAGCCTAATGAATGACAGGGTAGAAATAGCACATGAAAAAGAGAGGATTAGCAAGCTTCGGGAACAAGCAGAAGTTGAAAACAAGGAGATTTGCCGTTTACAATATGAGCTAGAGGTTGAAAGAAAAGCCCTGTCCATGGCCAG GGCTTGGGCAGAGGATGAGGCCAAACGAGTGAGAGAGCAAGCAATAGCCTTAGAGGAGGCTAGAGATCGTTGGGAGAGGCATGGAATCAAAGTGGTAGTTGATGATGACCTCCGCAAGGAGGCCTCGGCTGGAGTGACATGGCTTAATGCCTCAGAGCAGGTCTCGGTTCAAGGAACAGTTGACAGGGCCGAGAGCTTATTGGACAAGCTCAAACAAATGGCTGCAGATATCAGAGGAAAGTCTAGAGATACCCTTGATAAAATCATTCACATGGTTTCCCAATTAATATCAAAATTGAGGGAATGGGCATGCAAAACAGGAAAACAGGCTGAAGAATTTGGAGAAGCTGCCATCTCAAAGGTAGGCAAGTCAGCCAGTGAGTTGCAGCTAAGTGCCCTTGAAGTTGGATCTGGAATCAAAGAAGGTGCTAAGCGAGTTGCTGGTGATTGTAGAGAAGGGGTTGAGAAAATCACCCAAAAATTCACACAGAAGTTCAAGACCTGA